The window TTTCATcctaattttttatactaacataacaatttacaaactcatatattttttaacccaACTATTAAATGATTGTGTTATATTGTTAGTTACATTTTCTACCTTAATTTGATGGTCAAACATATGCCTAAACCAATGCTCAAAAGGGATTTTATTTAACCAATTCAAAGCACTAACATCCACATCCTTGATATCCTTCATGAAATTGTCAAAATTAAGAATAGTGTAAGCTTTTAATGCACTCCAAAATCCAATCTTGAGTTCCGAACCTTGAAATCCTTTTTTCCTCATATTGATATAAATATGCCTTGAATAGTCAATGTGTGATACAATAGGTAATATCTCTACAACTACTCCAGGTAGACTCTAGTTTATAAAAATCtcagttagaaaaaaaacattataagcATTATATGcatattttactaaaaatataatttacacatATTATGCAAAATGTCTTCTGATGTATGTCATGCTTAATATATCTAtaaaatgcatataaaaaaaatcttgtgttGTTATATTCATAATCAACAGCAATACATGTGATGAGAAACAATCCATTGTTGTCATTTAATACCATTGCAGATAATAAAAATCCTCTCTTTTATACATAGGCCTTTAAGATGACATCTATTTATACCAATGAATGACCTACATCCATTTATGAATTCCTTGTTCATCATTTTCAAGCAAATATAAACCATTTAAAACTCCATTTGTGAATGCATTTTTGAGTTGTAATTAGGATCAAACCCTAAAAATACATCTGACCTTAGATTACATTGCTTTAACAATTGCACTTATTGAGGGAGTCTTTTAAAAGACCTTTTATGGCTTCATTTGATAAACTCTTTCACATTTGTTCTCGCTCTCTATAATTGCATTGATTGTGGTTTAATCCAAAACTTATCTTCTAGAATGGTATCGCTGACTTTATTTGAGATATTTAAGTCAACACTTATTATAAGCAATAATGTTTTTACAATAATGTTGAATTAACATCTTTTATACTTGCTAGCTAAATATAACTATGTTTCTCTCTTAAAAACTTAACCATGAATGTATTGAAACCAGAAATGAGAGAAGTGTATATTCGCCAAGAACAACCATCACCCATAAATGTTGTaacttttggtttttaattaataaacattTCAAGTGATAATCATATTTCACATCATACTTTTTCAACACatctttaaattcatttatattgctaaaaacataaaattatttaaacttaaTGGAACCATCAACTCTAACcttaaactttttatatttaaaattagttaTAGGATCAATCTTTCTTTTCATCTGCTTTTTACACCCATTAACATTGTCTTTATTAACAAACTCATCATTACCATCACTTTTAGATTTCTCACAACCtgcaatatcatcatcatcatcagtacTAATATTCCATGCATTTTTTTGAATCTAAAAATCCATATACATTCTTTCCGATGGAACTATTACTAAACAAGTTGTCAATCTAATCATCTTCAACttcatttataaaatcaaatcccTTCTCATCATAAAAGATATAGTTcttatcttttttctcttcatcatcctcatcatcattACATATATTAACAACATCACTACCCACAATAACACCcacatcatcatcaaaatcaatacatgttttaacattaacacCATCACCTATAACAAAACCTCTTATATTAGTACAAATTCAGCATCAACACAATTACCATCACCAATAACAAAACCTCACTCATTAGCACTAGCTTTAGCATAAATACCATCACCAACACCAGAACCTCCACAGCAGCAACGACTTTAATACCAACACCATCACCATAACTAATATAAACATCAACACCAACAGCAAAACCTCCTACATCATAATCCACTTCAACATCAACATCTTCATCATTGGAATCAAAATCTTCTATCCTAACTAACATCATcatcttattgtttttcttaactTCTTCATTAtaagcataaaaatatttagtaccAGTTGATTTACCATTATTAGGCTTGCCTTAATAACACCTTAACATTGTTTATGCTAGAGGAGCAACATCAATATcctcatcaaaatatattttcttcttcttttccttcttgttCATGCATACTCAATACCTTTAACATTGAGGCATCATCCAAAAACATATTCCCTTTATAATCCCTTATATTGAAGTCATGTAAGTTTACATTATATACTTGCTTGCATATgaacatgattttaatataagaaaTGTAATAAGAATAACAATTTCTTTTGACATATGTAGAACTTCCATGATGATCAATTATATCAGacattttgtatttatatttgcaTAATAAAGGATATAATATtacattaatgataaaaataaacttataagCAAATTATTGATGCCTATACAATACCTATAAactataatatttgattttttattaggataaaaaaaattactaattcgATTAAACAATGGTTAATTACAtttaatagaaaattaattatgttaatcaaacacatatttaagcagaaattataaaattagggTTCTTTAAATAGTaaatatgaaacaaaatttgggttttttagagTATTCGTAAAAAGCTGCTAATGGTTAATCAAAAGGGTCTAGTGTATAATGAtccatgttttaaaaaagattataaattatGGTTTAAAGAACAATTACctgtcaaattaaaattattagttctttttaggttttcaaataaacaagaatacaagtTTTTCCACTAGCAAAATCATGTTTGTGAtgtttattttgtcaatttaagaAGACTAATTGATTCTTTTAGGGTTTTACAATCTTCGAGATTGATGTGCACATTCACAAATTTGGGTTTTTAGTTACACAAACACTTAACAACCTCTAAACAAATGAATAAATTGTGTTTAACAATAGCACAACATACTATTAACAATTTTCAAAgccttgattttcaaaaatattaatatttcttgCTGATTTCAAGGTGAAACTTGTGTGAAGTTCCAATAGCTAGTAGAGACAACCATGCTAAAACACAAATTAgtacaaaaaatcaattttaatcaatagtttttgttttttttatttgaggtcGAGATTGGGGAGATTGATTTTTTAGTGAGAGAATAGTGTTAAtagatgagaaaaaagaaatgatatgTCATTTAGATCTATTGTtggttataatatatataagggTACTTTAGTGATTCTCTcatatttgaaattttctttggaCCTATGATGCAATATGTAGTTTTTCAAAACACAGCGGGCAAGGGTAAAATGGATCAAACTATAGGATATTAGTGGtaattttatcttctttaaaTTCCTTTTAATTGAGACGGGCACGTTGGAACCTCAACACATGGCAtctcatataaattttatttttccttagaCCAAGCATACTTGGAAGACCAAGACTACATGTGACTAGCTTTTtctaaatatcttattttttttctatttagtttttctaaaaaaaactaaaaaaaaaagagttgcatTTCAATTACCCAATTATtccaatgtttttaaaaaggttagagtatttttatgatgatattattgattgctttataaaaaattatgtattagcttattatgtataatttttaaatcaaacttaaTCTTAAAAGGAAGATTTCAATTTGATGGCTACACAATGGATGTCAAAGTTAGTCTCTTCTTAAGCTCATCAAGCGTATACTTGTAAGCATCATCAAACATGAAATTGATATccttcttaaataaaataatttgcatAGGAAAATGCTATTTTTGAGAAATTCCTTGATAAATCTCCGATAAGAACCTACATGTTGAAGAAAAGAATAAACTTCTCGTATACTTACGGGataagacaaagaaaagataatatcTATCTTAGCTTTATCAACTTCCAAACTTATAGAAAAAACTATATGCCCTAAAACTATCTTTTGTTCAATCATAAAATGattcttttataattcaaaacaagattaattttcatgcatcttttcaaaataagaaTTAAGTTTTCAATACATGCATCAAAAGAATtaccataaataataaaatcattcatAAAATCCTATATGATTCTTTTTACTGAAAATATACTCATTATACATATTCAAAAAGTAACAAGTGCATTGCATAGACCAAAAAATATACTTCTATACCAAAAAGTATCGGAAGGGCAAGtaaaaatagtattttcttaatcttttaataCAATAACAATATGATTATAACCATtatccatcaagaaaataatagtgAGATTTATTTGTCAGTATCTTAAGCATTTGatccataaaatttaaagaaaagtgATCATACGTTATTAAGTTCAGTTTGTGATAGTCACATCTTTTTATATAAGACGAATTCAAACTTTAACTTATTGttacatttaatttataatcaatactaaaatcaaatgtttattaGACAAATAATCTATAATATGCAAGTACCTAACAAAATATACATCACTACAAAATCAGAtggcatttaaaaaattaaatttaattatttcatcgtACGCACATGTCTTATGGAATGGTCTTCCTAAAAGACCATGGGcatttaacatttgattacGAATAGAATGACAGTTTCTCCATGGGCATGTAatcattccttttgttttcgACAGAAAACTGacctattaattattattattatcatattttcttaAGATTTAGTCCTTGATTGTGCCAATTAAGCAGATCAGCCCTTATGAAAGCTTATTTGTAAAATctaccttatatatatatatatgtgtcaCACTTCATCAATTCAATCTCATTGGACTGAATTTCAACAAACTATGACGAATTTACCCTATGAGGTCTGCCTATGTTGTTTACAATTTCTTATCGTTGGGCTAAATTAATGGAGGGTGATGAATAAATACATGAGTAAATTAGATGAAGTACTTATTTGCCTAATTACACAAGCACAGTATTTAAATTAAGGGATTTCCCCATATTTCACTGGTTCAAGAaccagcttcttcttcttcttccttttcttttcgcaAAAGCATGGATGGGAATCAAGCATTCTATGAACTGTACATGtatttcaacaaatcaaatatttaaaaaaaaatccaaaagttTACATTAATCCAATGGCACGgttgaaagattaaattgagTTGATCTAatctaaaataacatcattttaatatatatttttttaaataactcaaaccacatgattttaaaatcttttaaaagtcAAATTAGGCTTTGATCCAAGTAGCATGCTAACTTGTTAGGTCAATAAGAACATACTGAATCAACCTTCATTGCctagtttaatttgaaatgacATTCAAACTACTATTTagagttaaaagaaaagaaagcattgggaatatatattttttattttaaaaataaaaaaaattcacttgaaaactattatattatatcttttaactttGTCTTTTATCCAAACACATTTTTATTTCCTCTATGATTATCTCCAACACAACCTCAAGAAACAGCCTCCCTATATCTGTCCATACATTAGTTCAAAAGGTGAATAGCATTTATACATATATCTTAAAAGCGAGCTACATTCTCAAATTTGTTGGTATTAGCTAGGGTGTTGTTGTATGCGCATGAAATTTGTGGCTACTCTACATGTCTCGTGAACCAACAGGGACCCAACTATTCATAATGGTATTTTAAAGCCAGCAAAGGAACAAACTCGATAAATGTAAGAAAACAAGGGGGAGGTGGATGAAGGGTAGAGCTAGAGTCTTCCCTTATCTGCCTGTATATTTACCTCCTTTTGAGCTGTTAAATGGTAGGAAATACACCCTCATTCACTGCTGCTAGTTTGCAGTTGACTGGTTTCTGCATGAATGACATAAAGATTCTTGGTGGGTAAGACGGTATATTATTCATTCATATCTCAAACAGCAATAATAGAACATGGGACACGGCACGTCAGGAATAGAGAACAAGTGTCAAGCTTGGCTCAACTTATAAAGAGGAGACTCTGCCAACTCTTATTCTTCTCTAAATCAGAGATcgtagagagagaagaagaatacTCATAATGCCTTGGTTTTTCATAATATTCCTTCTCGGTTTCACATTTAATAACCCCTCAGAAGCCAGCCATGGAAAGAAACTTCCATCTGCAGTTGTCGTTGGCACTGTCTACTGTGACACATGCTTCCAAGAGGATTTCTCAAGGAACAGTCACTTCATTTCAGGTTCTTTTCGACAACTTCATTAATTATTGGATGAACATTAATTTTTACAGGTTATGTTTTGCAGTGTGATATAGAAAATGATTCTGGGGGCTATTGTATGCAGGTGCACATGTTGCTGTAGAATGCAAAGATGAGAAATCAAGACCAAGTTTCAGAGAAGAAGCAAAAACAGACGAGCATGGAGAATTCAAGGTTCATTTGCCTTTCTCAGTGAGCAAACACGTAAAGAAAATTAAGAGATGTTCAGTGGAGTTACTAAGTAGCAGCGAGCCTTATTGTGCTGTGGCATCCACAGCAACTTCATCATCACTTCGTCTCAAGTCAAGAAAGGAAGGAACACATATATTTTCAGCTGGTTTTTTCACCTTCAAGCCTGAAAAAGAACCGTTCTTATGTAATCAAAAACCAAGTATAGAAAATCGCAGGGAATTCAGTTCCAAAGAAGCCTCTCTACCTTCTTTTGATAACCCAACATTTCCACCTCCACTTCAAGACCCGAAAACAACTGTTCTCCCTCCTCTTCCTCCGCTTCCAATATTGCCACCATTACCGCAACTCCCTCCTCTCCCACCTCTTCCAGGGCTACCTTTTCTTCCACCAATTCCAGCAAATACAGAAAATACCAAACCTACAGAATCTCGTAAGAGCACAACATTACCAGATGAGAAAGCGGTGCAACATCCTAATCAGTTTGGCTTTCCAACACCACCACTTTTTCCACCAAACCCTTTTCAGCCACCTCCAATATTTCCTCCAATAATTCAGCCACCTCCACTATTTCCACCCATACTTCCTCCTAACCCACTTCAGCCTCCTCCAATACCATCCCTTCCGTTGCCACCAATACCATCCCTTCCGTTGCCACCAATACCATCCCTTCCGTTGCCACCAATACCATCCCTTCCGTTGCCACCAATCCCTGGCCTAACTCCATCACCACCACCTCCCTTCTCACTTGTTCCTCCTCTCCCTCTTCTCCCTCCTCTACCTCCTCTCATCCCTGGAATCCCCccagcttcttcatcttcacagAAAACATCTCCTTGACTGAACAGTGAAAACTATCTAGCTATCACTGCATAGCTTCCAAAAACAACTATCTATGGCTTTTAAACCCAGAATTtaccttttctttattattttctttctagtgGAGTTCTGCTTGTTTAGTATCTAGTAGTGTATTTATGTATTTCTGTCAATAAAAGATCACAGATATTATTGCACTAGAATCTAATAAGCTTTCAGTCATCAGCCAGGCTTTACAAATGTATATTTCCGTGACATATATAATTAGAAATGTTTGAGACATGAGCTAGTTTGGTTAAATCATTTACAGAATGTAAAGTTGTAATCCTTGAACAGTGGCATACCTCCACTTAACCTATTGCCATGAAATGATTCAAGCTTTTAGCCAATTTAGGATGTGTCGTAAGATGAATTTAACATGTTATTGGGACATCTTCTGTTTCCTTCAAGACAGAATAAACCACACTCATCTTTAACTTGTTTTTAGCATTGAATGCTCCAAGCAGAGAACAAATTAATCATAGGTGTTGAAGGAGAAAAATTACATCCTTATAACCTGGATAATGTAGCAGGACCTAAAACATAATGTTTCAGGATACCAACACTAGAGATGTTTAACAGCTAACTCAAATGGCCTATTGGCTGTGAAACCAAGTCAAAGGTTAAGCTAGTTTTACACAAGTCCATACACTCTGAATTCTTTCCTCTGCCACATATTTGGTCTATCTCTTAGCCAAAGCCCAAAGGCATAATTTCTCCGGAATTTCTTTCAGCCCTATCccatgagatttattttattttttcctgaaAGAGTTCTGGAATTCAGCCGAGTTTTTTGATGGGAGAGTACAAAGTTTTATCCAACAAAGAAAATGGAGTCCCTTGTGATCGCATGGTAAGAGACTCCATTTTCTCTCTTGGAAAAGACAATGAGCTTAATTTGTTGATCTTGGGAACTctaaattgctaaaataatGAGCTTTATAGTGATAAAACTGAATCTTTCACTccctttctctgtttttttttttaaaaaaaaaaattatactgaaAATTAGTACTAGTGGTCCGCTTGGAAGGCTCAAACCGAGCTATAGAAAGATGAAATTTCAAGATGCCAATTCAACCAGTTTTTTTATTCGTTGATCCAAggcttaaaatatatttattcaagttAAGTGCCTTAAgtcattgtttaatttcataCATAGAACTTGTGGTCTTTTGACTTGGAGCCCCTATATAAACTTGACTAAATCATACATGTTGTATATGATCAACGGCTCAAGAAACTGCAAAGGAAGTCCCGCACACAAACAGCACCTCTTTCAACACAGACTCTAGTCTGCTAATGACAAACCAACTCTTGCTGAAAGAGATTGAAAAAGGGTCAAGTTTTGTGTCATCTCCTTTGTCATTCCATTTGACTTTGAGCCTTGTCGCTGCAGGATCAACAGGCAAGACTTTAGAgcagcttctttcttttctgggGACAGAGTATTTGGGAACTCAAACAGTTGGCATCATATATTGCCAGGATTACGCTGCCTGCCGAGGAAGGTAATTAGCAAAGTAGCTAGGCGCTGTTGTTTTTTACATTCGAAAGTACTCTATCTTCATAGGTATGTAGCTAACGCTAATTAATTTGCAgaaaaaactggaaagaaaCGTGCCAGAACATCAGATCCAACGTTGTTGTTCTTTAGTTGTGTTTGGGTCGATCAATGTTACGTTGTTGAAGAGAGGTCTACAATGCTGAAGCTGAAGTTGACTTTCTAAAAAAggtgctttttctttttctttttttaattttatgttaaccATATATGGCAAAAATGAGCCTATAATGCTTGGTctaacaataaatacatgttaTGTTTGTCCCTCAAGCCTGATGGAGCAAGAGAAGAGGTGAGTTTGTGGGCTGAAAGAAAGACGAGAGGATTGATCAAGGAAGTCCTCCCACCTGGATCTGTAAATAACGATGTTGCACTGATCCTTGCCAACGCATTATACTTAAAGGAGCATGGTATCAAAAGTTTGAGCGTCAAGGACCCAGCTTGGTGACTTTCACCTTCTGAATGGGCAAATTGTTCAAGTTCCTTTCTTGGCTGGTGTAGGATTTGAAGAGCATCTTTATTGATCCTTTGAAGCTTACAAAGTTCTTAAACTGCCCTACCAAACTGGTCTAGACACCAGGCAATTTTCTATGTATTTCTTTCTTCCAGATAAGAAAGATGGTTTGTCAAATCTGGTCAAAATGATCAATTCTAAACCTGGATTCTTTAATCAGCAATTCAATCTGTGAAAAGTAGAACTTCCTAAATTTAGGATCCCCGAATTTAAGTTCTCTTCCGAGTTTGAGGCCAAAGAAACTATGGAAGGAATGAGACTTGATCTACTATTCAAACCCGGGGGCTCTCGAAAATGGTGGATTCTCCTGACAGTAGaaactttttctttctaaagTATATCAGAAGGCATACACTGAAGCTGCTGCTGCCGCGGTTGCCATAATTAAACAACAATGTCCTAGGTATCCTAGTACAAGTTTTGTGGCTGACCATCTTCATGATAAGGGAAGAAGCTGCTAGAACTGTGTTCTTCACTGGAGCTGTGCTCAACCCACTATCCATGTCTTGAAACATAATCTGATGATCACGGTTTTCAATTtacaattaagaaataaaatttatgtagTTTGCTTGTATGATGCTGCCAATGTCTACTTGATTTCACCTTCTTACATAGTGTAATATGCCCTGACAATGGTTAAAGTGGTTATCAATAAGAGTTCTCCACTAAAACTTATGGGTCTATCACATTTATTAGTGATGTAAAAAGTGCTGTTTCATCATGTAAGCCATATATGTTTCTATTCAGGGTTAAAAATTCAACTTGCCAACGCAAAAACTTTTCCTGCCTCTTTATCCCCCTTCTTTGGCTATCAACTAGGTAAGGCAGTTGTATAAGCACAAATACTCTGCTTCCCCTTCCCTGCCATGCCTTGGTTGATCATTCATAAGTCGAAATCGTAGTTTCTGTAAAATTTCTTTCAGCTCTGCggattggttttatttttacacttggAATACTTTATGCAATCATCCAAAACTACATACCTGTGTAGTAGTCTCAAGAAGTTAATACTGGGACCTCTAGTTTTTGGCACAGGACATTTGTCGTCTGCCATTCTTGCATGTGCAGGTTTGTTTTCGAGGTTAGATTTGATTGAAAGAATGGTAATCGACTCAATCATGCCTCAGTACGGAACTGATTGATTGAACCTCAAATATTAGTTTCTCAGTCTTGGCCAGTCTGGACAGTGAAGATGTGATAGGAAATGCAGTTTTCCAGGTTGCTGTTATCCTTTTTTGGTTCTATGGTCCAACTTCCACGCACCGAGACCAAGTCTATCTCTCCAGATTGATTATAGCAGGCCACCTTCTCGGGCTTCCAAGTTCAAATCCAAATACTTGTTCTCTTTCCTACTTAGTTTTGTTATCTTAGGGTTTTTCGGGTTCTATGTATGTATATAAGAGCATCCATTTTCTGCTTCTTCCTGCAGCGGTACCCTGTATAACAAACTTCACCAAGTTAAACATAAGAAACATGATTAAGGAGCTGCAATGGGATCTCCAGAGAGAAACACCAGTACCAGTATCAACACAGACTTCAGTCTGTTAATGACAAACAAAGTCCTGCTAGAACAGATTGAAAAAGGTTCCAACTTTGTGTCCTCAACATTGTCACTCCATGTGATGTTGAGCCTTCTTGCTGTTCGATCAGCAAGGAAGACTCTAGAgcagcttctttcttttctcggATCAGAAAGTGTCGAGGAAGTCAATCAGTTTTCATCACAGATTACAACCTTATTGGGAAGGTAAAGTTTCTATGTAGCAGCTAACCTGTATCTTTAACTTTCAATATTGAAAATACTTTATTAACTAGCCAAcgtttttttgtatttccagAGAAAACTAGAAACAAACGTGCCAGATCAACCGGTGCAATCTTGTCCTTTGCTAATAGAGTTTGGATTGATCAAAGTTTAAGACCGAATCCTTCGTATGAAGGGATTGTTAGATATATTCGTAGAGCTGACAAAGTCATGAAAACTTTAGATGGATTTGCACTTTTCATAGCTGCTTGATGGGCTGGTGTGTTTGGGTTTAGTTTGCTTTTGCTCTCCTACGAAACTAATAGAAACCCTCCGATGTTTAAGTTAACAATACTATGGAGTgttaagatttattattattatttatgataaCTTTGTATTTTCCTAGTCTTTAGGGATTAAGGGATTAATAGCTATTGTCCTATTTTATAGCAGTAGTGGTTAAAGAAATGCTGTGATgtaaagcatatatatatatataggccttttctttatcaataatatttttgctttttcaccattcaaattgttttttctcttttgtttttcaacttagtAACAATGGTAAATGAGATaaaagcaagagaaaaaaaagttcgaAACATTGAGTCTCCAAAATAGTCCCAAATAGcagtagcttttttttttcctcttcataTTTATCTTTTGCATATAATGATGGCCTTAGATTCAAATGTTGTGCAAGCAACGTTCTCATATTTTGATGGTCACTATAACCATTAGAGTATGTTAATGGAGAACTTCCTTCGGTCAAAAGAATATTGGCCGATTATTGAATCTGGAATTGAAGAACCAACAACAACTATAGTCTTGACAGATGCCCAGAAAACAGAGTTGGAAGGGAGAAAGCTTAAAGATTTGAAGGCAAAAAATTACCTTTTTCAGGCAATAGATCATCCCATCTTGGAAACAATTCTTAGCAAAGAAACTTCCAAAGATATATGGGactccatgaagaaaaaatatcaaggctCTACTAAAGTAAAGCGTGAACAACTTTAAGCCTTGAGACGAGATTTTGAGACCCTACAAATGAAAGTTGAAGAATCTGTCACCAACTACTGTGCTAGGACTATGGAGATAAGCAACAAAATGTGATTTCATGGTGAGAAGATAGATGATGGtgtcatttttgaaaaaatattgtgttCTTTGGCACTAAAATTTGATTATGTTGTCTATtcaattgaagaatcaaaagacaTAGATGCactttttattgatgaattGCAGAGCTCTTTGCTAGTCAATGAACAAAAGATGAACCGAAGTTCAAATACAGATGAGCAAGCTCTAAAAGCTTTTACCTttactcaattttcaaattctAGAGGAAGGGGTAGAGGTAAAGGTAGAGAAAGGGGAGGTAGAGGCAATAAAGATGGTAGCAGACAATATTTTAAGGTTGTTGATGATCAATGTTAATGCAGAAGCAGAGGACGGGTTCAACACTTTGACAAATCCAAGGTTGAATGTTTTAGATGCCATAATTTTGGACATTATCATTCTGAATGTTATGCTAGGCTGCCTAATGATAGAGAAAAGGGAGAGCAATCGCATTTTGCTGAAAAGAAGGAAGTGGAAACTTTATTGATGGATGTTGAAGCTAATTATAAGTTAGAGTCTGATGTTTGGTATGTGGATACGGGCTGCAGTAATCACATGTGTGGATGTAAgtcttccttttcttatttagatgataattttcattttgtagTAAGTTTTGGTGATTGCTCCATTGTGAATGCAATGGGAAAAGGTGATATTGAGATAAGAACCAATAATGATTTTGTAGAAATAATTTCTGATGTCCTTTATGTTCATGACTTGAAAAGTAATTTATTGAGTGTTGGTCAATTGCAAGAAAAGGGT of the Populus nigra chromosome 7, ddPopNigr1.1, whole genome shotgun sequence genome contains:
- the LOC133699802 gene encoding vegetative cell wall protein gp1-like, with translation MPWFFIIFLLGFTFNNPSEASHGKKLPSAVVVGTVYCDTCFQEDFSRNSHFISGAHVAVECKDEKSRPSFREEAKTDEHGEFKVHLPFSVSKHVKKIKRCSVELLSSSEPYCAVASTATSSSLRLKSRKEGTHIFSAGFFTFKPEKEPFLCNQKPSIENRREFSSKEASLPSFDNPTFPPPLQDPKTTVLPPLPPLPILPPLPQLPPLPPLPGLPFLPPIPANTENTKPTESRKSTTLPDEKAVQHPNQFGFPTPPLFPPNPFQPPPIFPPIIQPPPLFPPILPPNPLQPPPIPSLPLPPIPSLPLPPIPSLPLPPIPSLPLPPIPGLTPSPPPPFSLVPPLPLLPPLPPLIPGIPPASSSSQKTSP